Proteins encoded together in one Penicillium digitatum chromosome 1, complete sequence window:
- a CDS encoding Emopamil-binding codes for MVSTRHHPREFPSPEAGKELAKLPPATTSANTCKWTHTPAVALTFWLIVSVPLVIWDTGYVLLRPHSMPGGSLHSPIWTPYALYGKVDYIYGWPAFNAHNGFTAAQTILNVLETIGYIYYLWIVYYYGSTVGRGGPQKISKGFTWLLKGEKVVAGRIGATALLVAYTASVMTLSKTILYWLNETFSGFENIGHNEPLTLFLYWILPNGMWLVFPSYNIYILGGEILNSLELATPRQKVGRPKVT; via the exons ATGGTCTCCACACGACACCATCCCCGCGAATTTCCTTCCCCTGAGGCCGGGAAAGAGCTGGCCAAGTTACCTCCAGCTACCACCAGCGCCAATACGTGCAAATGGACCCATACACCCGCCGTTGCGCTGACATTTTGGCTCATCGTTTCAGTTCCGTTGGTCATCTGGGATACAGGCTATGTCTTGCTGCGACCGCATAGCATGCCCGGTGGAAGCTTGCACTCTCCTATCTGGACACCTTACGCGCTGTACGGAAAGGTTGACTATATCTACGGCTGGCCCGCCTTCAATGCGCATAATGGCTTCACTGCTGCGCAGACTATCCTCAACGTCCTGGAGACTATCGGTTACATCTACTACCTCTGGATTGTCTACTACTATGGATCGACAGTTGGGAGAGGTGGACCGCAGAAGATCTCCAAGGGATTCACCTGGTTGCTGAAGGGGGAGAAGGTGGTCGCTGGGCGCATTGGTGCGACCGCGCTTCTGGTCGCCTACACCGCGTCTGTCATGACCCTGAGCAAGACGATCCTTTACT GGCTCAACGAGACCTTCTCCGGCTTCGAGAATATCGGTCACAACGAACCGCTCACTCTCTTCCTCTACTGGATCCTCCCTAA TGGAATGTGGCTCGTGTTTCCCAGCTACAATATCTATATCCTCGGTGGCGAGATTTTGAACTCACTTGAACTCGCAACACCACGCCAGAAGGTCGGACGCCCGAAAGTCACGTAG